The Leadbettera azotonutricia ZAS-9 genome has a window encoding:
- a CDS encoding RNA-binding domain-containing protein, giving the protein MANLESNRLEYKREADKGDKLEKAVVAFLNYNGGGEILIGVDDDGSVVGVANSDAEQRKITDRLGNNIRPKILGLFDVVAEEMDGKNIIRIVVSSGMQKPYYIRKKGMTEDGCFIRVGASAQPMTEAMIERQLQHRQANSLATTPVSRQKLTFEQLHIYYNELGLTLNDQFEENLDLRTGDSSYNLLAYLLADSNGASIKVAKYAGTDKIDLIENEEYGYRCLITSIYRVLDKLAVENKTFAKITPRNRLERKLINPVALREAFINAVVHNDYNLGWPVVEFFSDRVTITSTGGLVEGLSQEDFFAGRSMLRNRELMRVFKDVELVEGLGSGMRRILEAYDRSVFEITPSFIVVTFPYASDFERNEGDGTVNGTVNGTVNGTVNGTVKNDLSETQKSILLLINANKGITIDKMVAEIAVSRRTILRNIKILTEKNIIKREGSDKTGQWVTLN; this is encoded by the coding sequence ATGGCTAACTTGGAATCCAACCGCCTTGAATACAAGCGCGAAGCCGACAAAGGCGACAAGCTCGAAAAAGCCGTGGTGGCCTTTCTTAATTATAATGGCGGCGGCGAAATACTCATTGGCGTTGACGATGATGGCTCAGTTGTCGGTGTTGCCAATTCCGATGCCGAACAGCGTAAGATTACCGATAGGCTTGGTAATAATATCCGTCCAAAGATTTTGGGATTATTTGATGTAGTTGCCGAAGAAATGGACGGCAAAAATATTATCCGCATAGTTGTATCGAGCGGAATGCAGAAACCCTACTATATCCGCAAGAAAGGAATGACTGAGGATGGCTGCTTCATCCGGGTAGGCGCCTCTGCCCAGCCGATGACCGAAGCGATGATTGAGCGGCAGCTTCAGCACAGGCAGGCAAACTCCCTCGCCACCACACCGGTATCGCGGCAAAAGCTGACATTTGAGCAGCTTCATATCTACTACAACGAACTCGGTTTAACGCTGAATGACCAGTTTGAAGAAAATCTTGACTTGCGTACCGGCGACAGCTCGTATAATCTTCTCGCGTACCTGTTGGCAGACAGCAACGGCGCATCAATTAAAGTTGCTAAATATGCGGGAACTGATAAAATTGACCTGATTGAAAATGAGGAATACGGCTATCGATGTTTGATAACATCGATATATCGTGTCCTTGATAAGTTGGCAGTCGAGAATAAGACCTTCGCAAAAATCACTCCACGCAACCGATTGGAGCGGAAACTTATTAATCCGGTTGCCCTGAGAGAGGCATTTATAAACGCCGTAGTTCATAACGACTACAATTTAGGTTGGCCCGTCGTTGAGTTCTTTTCCGACAGAGTGACCATCACTTCTACCGGCGGGCTTGTGGAAGGCTTGTCGCAAGAGGACTTTTTTGCCGGTCGTTCCATGCTCCGCAACCGTGAACTTATGCGCGTGTTCAAAGACGTGGAACTCGTCGAAGGCTTAGGCTCCGGTATGCGGCGCATTTTGGAAGCATACGACCGTTCCGTGTTTGAAATTACCCCGAGCTTTATCGTGGTGACATTCCCCTATGCAAGTGATTTTGAACGAAATGAGGGCGATGGCACTGTAAATGGCACTGTAAATGGCACTGTAAATGGCACTGTAAATGGCACTGTAAAGAACGATTTAAGCGAAACCCAAAAATCAATCCTCTTGCTGATAAACGCAAATAAGGGAATCACAATCGATAAGATGGTAGCCGAAATAGCAGTGAGCCGGCGAACGATTTTACGCAATATAAAAATATTGACCGAAAAAAACATTATCAAACGGGAGGGTTCTGACAAGACAGGACAGTGGGTAACTTTAAATTGA
- a CDS encoding nucleotidyltransferase domain-containing protein, producing MNNIDSIRNELDILTKIIAETIPVEQIYLFGSYAYGIPHKDSDLDLYIVLKDETPIREMEAIEAVGLAIYKKQNHAIDLLVHKKSKFLDRSTGITTIERIVSTKGIKIYG from the coding sequence ATGAATAACATAGACTCCATTAGAAATGAACTTGATATTCTCACCAAAATCATCGCAGAAACAATCCCGGTTGAGCAGATATATCTCTTTGGATCCTATGCCTATGGAATACCGCATAAGGATTCCGACCTTGATTTATATATAGTCCTAAAAGATGAGACCCCAATACGGGAAATGGAAGCTATAGAGGCCGTAGGTCTTGCAATATATAAGAAACAAAATCATGCTATAGATTTACTGGTACATAAAAAGAGTAAGTTTTTAGATCGCTCCACTGGTATTACAACAATCGAAAGGATAGTATCGACCAAAGGGATAAAAATTTATGGCTAA
- a CDS encoding HEPN domain-containing protein: MADIKLVKEWFQYASNDLIIAQHAINDVYPKLLEIACYHCQQSAEKSLKGYLFFKDIEPPKKHDLRLLNSLCLELDKAFEVIRPYCADLTGYGVLTRYPNELDVDEAITKSVLDKAKQVYDFCLMKVSIVEIEMAEKENE, from the coding sequence ATGGCTGATATTAAACTTGTAAAAGAATGGTTTCAATATGCAAGCAATGATTTGATTATTGCTCAACATGCTATTAATGATGTATATCCCAAATTATTGGAAATTGCCTGTTATCATTGCCAGCAATCAGCAGAAAAATCTTTGAAAGGATATTTATTTTTTAAGGATATTGAACCTCCCAAAAAACATGACCTGCGTTTATTAAATTCCCTCTGCCTTGAACTGGATAAGGCTTTTGAAGTAATCAGGCCCTACTGTGCAGATTTAACAGGCTATGGCGTTCTTACCCGTTATCCGAATGAACTGGATGTTGATGAAGCAATAACAAAATCGGTTTTAGACAAAGCAAAGCAAGTATACGATTTTTGCTTAATGAAGGTATCTATTGTTGAAATCGAGATGGCCGAAAAGGAAAATGAATAA
- a CDS encoding nucleotidyltransferase family protein encodes MPINEEILKIKDIILNSVDCERIYLFGSYAYGTPTADSDYDFYVVLKDDFPEKPIIAMEMINRSLMNFNTRMPIDVLANYKNRFEYRSSQPTIERKINKEGILLYG; translated from the coding sequence ATGCCAATAAATGAAGAAATTCTAAAAATAAAAGACATAATCCTCAACAGCGTTGACTGTGAAAGAATATATTTGTTCGGTTCCTATGCTTACGGTACACCAACTGCCGACAGCGATTATGACTTTTATGTAGTGCTAAAAGATGATTTTCCTGAGAAACCGATTATTGCTATGGAAATGATAAATCGAAGCTTGATGAATTTCAACACACGAATGCCGATAGATGTACTTGCAAATTACAAAAATCGGTTTGAATATCGCAGCTCACAGCCGACGATTGAACGAAAAATTAATAAAGAAGGTATATTATTATATGGCTGA
- a CDS encoding AAA family ATPase, translating to MNNVACYKDSTALITNKKVNLIYGLNGTGKSTLSNYLYDRNDPNYEYCAIEGLANEDILVYNQRFISEYFYESDTLKGIFTLSKENKVAEETILKTEKEIHNLDDEQKNQNNILEETNLEISRKKQEAENTVWNIKQKYTGGDRVLEYCLTGLQGKKESLFTHILQVSKPVSQPIMTIAKLKEDVESLKGNAAQKYNELPLINFDGTEIETNSIFQKSIVGNENSTISELITKLGNSDWVKAGLDYLPSEIGDKTIPCPFCQETTVNSILANKIKNYFDGTYTLDIEEIKRLSSIYTNSMNAIPSEEIFISNPFIIGKKDDFENRYKSVLQCVSQNKRAIEDKIKSPSQKIFFIDSTTVVNDFNDLIKNVNKEITEHNARLDNKESSLNKIKIIFWEIMRWEYDQTISNFLNEKSQSEIKVGKIKEKLSTISTELSKKKQYITEQQKKTVNIDEAVRVISDELIDLGIDSFKIEKHTDVLYKITRINEKGDTFKTLSEGEKMIISFLYFIELCKGKKSASDTNTGKIIVIDDPISSLSHIYVFNIGLLIKNNFTNPKSQYDQVIILTHSLYFFYELTFTKQEDRKQYMALYRLIKTSNGAEIKSMHYHEIQNDYHSYWDVIKDINYSPALIANCMRNIIEYFFNFIEKMELANVFQKQSLQDVKYQAFYRYINKESHSLGENIFDIKEFDYNTFKDAFRLVFVESGYEGHYNKMMQ from the coding sequence ATGAATAATGTTGCTTGTTATAAAGACAGCACTGCTCTTATTACTAATAAAAAGGTTAATCTTATTTATGGTTTAAATGGAACAGGGAAAAGCACTCTTTCAAACTATCTCTATGATAGGAATGACCCAAATTATGAATATTGTGCTATTGAAGGATTAGCCAATGAGGATATTCTTGTCTATAATCAGCGTTTTATCAGTGAATATTTTTATGAAAGTGATACTTTAAAGGGTATTTTTACCTTGTCGAAAGAAAACAAAGTTGCTGAAGAAACTATTTTAAAAACCGAAAAAGAAATACATAACTTGGATGATGAACAGAAAAACCAAAATAATATCCTCGAAGAAACTAATTTGGAAATATCGCGTAAAAAACAAGAAGCGGAAAATACAGTATGGAATATAAAACAAAAATACACTGGTGGGGATCGTGTTTTAGAATATTGCCTAACAGGATTGCAGGGCAAAAAAGAATCTCTTTTCACCCATATACTACAAGTGTCAAAACCAGTATCTCAGCCAATAATGACGATTGCCAAATTAAAAGAAGATGTCGAATCTCTAAAAGGGAACGCTGCGCAAAAATACAACGAATTACCACTGATAAATTTTGATGGAACTGAGATTGAAACTAATTCGATATTTCAAAAATCGATTGTTGGTAACGAAAATAGTACTATTTCCGAATTGATAACAAAGTTGGGAAATTCTGATTGGGTGAAAGCGGGATTGGATTATTTGCCTTCTGAAATCGGAGATAAAACCATTCCTTGTCCTTTTTGTCAAGAAACGACAGTCAATTCTATTTTAGCTAACAAAATAAAAAATTATTTTGATGGCACATATACACTTGATATTGAGGAAATAAAGCGACTGTCATCTATTTATACTAATAGCATGAACGCTATTCCATCGGAAGAAATATTTATATCAAACCCTTTCATCATTGGTAAAAAAGATGATTTTGAAAACCGATATAAATCTGTATTGCAATGCGTTTCGCAAAACAAAAGAGCTATTGAAGATAAAATTAAATCGCCTAGCCAAAAAATATTTTTCATCGACTCGACTACTGTTGTAAATGATTTTAATGATCTTATAAAAAACGTGAATAAAGAAATTACTGAACACAATGCAAGACTTGACAATAAAGAGTCTTCGTTAAATAAAATTAAAATAATATTTTGGGAAATCATGCGTTGGGAATATGATCAGACCATTTCAAATTTTCTTAATGAAAAGAGCCAAAGTGAAATAAAAGTGGGGAAAATAAAGGAGAAATTATCGACCATTAGTACCGAATTATCAAAAAAGAAACAATATATTACTGAACAGCAGAAAAAAACTGTCAATATTGATGAAGCAGTGCGTGTTATCAGTGATGAACTTATTGATTTAGGTATTGATTCCTTTAAAATTGAAAAACACACAGATGTTTTATACAAGATTACAAGAATCAATGAAAAAGGTGATACATTTAAGACGCTCAGTGAGGGTGAGAAAATGATAATAAGTTTTCTTTATTTTATTGAACTCTGCAAAGGTAAGAAATCTGCCTCGGATACGAATACAGGTAAAATTATTGTCATTGATGATCCTATATCTTCCCTTTCTCATATTTATGTATTCAACATCGGTCTACTTATAAAGAATAATTTTACTAATCCAAAAAGTCAGTATGACCAAGTTATTATCTTAACACATAGTTTATACTTTTTTTATGAATTGACTTTTACCAAACAAGAGGATCGAAAACAGTATATGGCTTTATATAGACTGATAAAGACTAGTAATGGTGCTGAGATAAAGTCTATGCATTATCATGAGATTCAAAATGACTACCATAGTTACTGGGATGTTATAAAAGATATAAATTATTCACCCGCATTAATTGCAAATTGCATGCGCAACATCATTGAGTATTTTTTTAATTTTATTGAGAAAATGGAATTGGCCAATGTGTTTCAGAAACAAAGTTTACAAGATGTTAAATACCAAGCTTTTTATCGATATATAAATAAAGAATCGCATTCGTTAGGGGAAAATATCTTTGACATCAAGGAATTTGATTATAATACTTTTAAAGATGCATTTAGACTTGTATTTGTTGAGAGTGGTTATGAGGGACATTATAATAAGATGATGCAATAG